The DNA window TCAAGCAAAGCGAAAGCAAAATTAGATAACTTCACGTACAGCCCGTATCACAGAAAGAGAGGTGGTAGGGGCTTCTTTATTTGTCTCAATATTTCGGGCACTTCTATTACTTATGTCAGGCTTTATGTTTTTCAGTGATGAAATAAATCGAACCTTTTCAGCAAATCGGACCAATATAGAGTAAAGACAAGCTGGAAAAATGAAGAAGTAGGGGGGTGCCAGGTGGACGATAAAGAGATTCATTTGTTGCTGAAAAGTATGAAGCTAGGGGACAAAGAAGCATTTCACGCTTTCTATATGCTTACTCATCAGCATATCTATCGTACGGTGTACTTTCTGACAAAATATAAACAGGATACCGTAGACCTTGTTAATGAGATCTATATTGAAATATTTGGAGCCTACGAGAACTACGATCCTGAATACTCTTTTCGTTCATGGCTGAATGGTCTGATTGCTCGCCAATGCCATAGCTATCACAGAAAATCTTGGAGAAAGCTACGAATTCTTCAAAAAAGCAAGCTCCTACATAGGGCAGAGAAGCCAGACGTTGAAAGTCATGTATTAAAAAAAGTAGATCGTGAGCAGATGTTAATTCTTGTAGATAAGCTTTCATACAAGCTGAAGGAGGTTGTGATCTTACGCTACTATCATGATCATACGCTAGAGGAGATTGCAGGGATGCTAGACATCCCTTTGGGGACAGTAAAATCACGCCATCATGCGGCTATCCAGAAGCTTAGGCAGTTTAAGGACTTTGCGGAAATTGTGAGAAAGGGGGCGTCGCCTAATGTCACTTGAAAATCAACTGAAACAAGAACTCATAAGCATAGAAAAGCAAATTGAGATTCCCGTAACATTAAAAGAGCAAGTCTACAATAGTATTGACGATCATTTAGCTAATGAGGGTAAAGCGTTCCAACGTTCTATGCGGAAAAAAGGTTTCTCGCGAGCTCCTGTTGTAACGGTTATAGCTATTGCTATCGTACTATTCTCTGGTTTTTTTATTGCTGATGCCATTGAAAGAAATACTTATAAGTTCTATACGAACAATGCGGACCCTATAGTAATCAGCTACGCCGACTACAACTATGACTATTCTGAAGAGCAATTGGAGAAGGTAAAACAAATCCAAGAACAGTTACTGCCTGGAGAGGCAGCTATTATTTACAATCCAGACTTTAGCTTTGAAGTGAAATTGTCATACGATCCAGAGTTAAATAGACCAGCGAGCATGGTGTTTTCTGCTTTTAGAAAGGTTAATCAACTCATTTACTATACAGACATCACCACTTGGCTGTCTGTTCTTGGATCTGAGTTTCATGAAATGAAAATTCCTGATAGGCTACCAAGAGGATATAGCTTTGAGCACGGCACGATTGAATCTGAATTTTATGGTTCTATGGGCGATGGAGAAAGTGAGGCTATAGACAAACTGAAAGAAAAGGAGGAGTTAATGGCTTGGGATTGGGTAAAGATTGACAATCAACTAGTTAGGCCAACTCTAACGTATAAAAATAGTAAAAACGATAGAATAGAATTTTCTAGTGATCTTGTTAATCTAATTGAGCACTATGAGATGACATTCCCTGAAACAACTATGGTGGAATCAATAATTGTTAATGGTCTGGAGATGGTTTATTCCATCGATGCTGATCTAGGTGCCAAAGAACACTCCTTAAATAGACAAGCATTATTTTGGATTGAAAAGCAAGAAGAAGAATATTACTCATATCGAATCTCAAGTGAATCTCAAAGTGTAACAAAGAAGGACCTGATTTTGATGGCTAAGCATATGCAAGGTGTAAAATCCATTTTGGATTAACTAGTCAATCAGGATAACAAGCTGTTCTTAAGTTTTCGAACGATTTTAAGCACAATGAAAGAAATAATTATGAATGATCCAACTTGTGCTAGTAGCCTCAAATAATCAAATTCATTCATTCTATTCACCTCATTACTTTATAATACTATTCTTGTCATGATGAGCGGATGGCTGTCCCATAGTGAAAATTTTATGGTTCAGCTTTTTCTGTGTGCCTTCATCTTAGCTTGTCTTTAACATTTCTCTTCTCATTCTATTTTCCTAAATGGATAATCTCCTTCACAACCCCGCTCCAAGTAGGTTCATTTCGGGGACCTATTAGCCTTAACTCTATCTCCCTCTTTTATTTCAGATAACAGCAACGACGTCTCACTCTCATAACAGATGACCGTCTGCTCATCAATAATCGCAAACATGATTCCACTTACTTTCCATTCATAAAAAGGGAGGAGAAAGATAAGTACTGAAAGAATGACTTAATTAAGGTCATCGTATCCCAAATATTTTCCATTTGTCAATATAACCACATATGATGGCCAGCAAGCTTTTCTAGGAAAATTAATTTAAATAGTAGTGAACGAATGGGACGCAGCGGACCAATATAAAGTGAACATCATTTTTAAAAAGGAGGTGCAGCATGGAGGAGGAGTTACAGGAATGTGTGGTACACATGCAGGAAGGGGACGAAGAAGCTTTTAAGACTTTTTATACTCTGACGAAGCATGATGTCTATCGGTTAGTGTATTTTTTATCATCAAACAAGGATGACGCGGTAGATATTATGAGTGAAGTCTATTTAGAGGTTTTTAGATCGATCAAAAAATTTG is part of the Bacillus horti genome and encodes:
- a CDS encoding sigma-70 family RNA polymerase sigma factor; translated protein: MDDKEIHLLLKSMKLGDKEAFHAFYMLTHQHIYRTVYFLTKYKQDTVDLVNEIYIEIFGAYENYDPEYSFRSWLNGLIARQCHSYHRKSWRKLRILQKSKLLHRAEKPDVESHVLKKVDREQMLILVDKLSYKLKEVVILRYYHDHTLEEIAGMLDIPLGTVKSRHHAAIQKLRQFKDFAEIVRKGASPNVT